AccatggtcaccctgtgctAAAGGACCTATGGTCAGCGGTCTGTACGTTGTTGTAATCTTGGTGCAACTTTTGTCTCCCACGTGCCGCTTCGTTATTAACGTTCTATCACTCGTAAAACAGATATCCAGTGTCCTCCTCTCTCTCTATTCTAATCAAAATTTTATTCATCAAAAGGTTAAACAACTTTTTAACCCTTTAAAGCGGGAGAAATGTCTAATATAAAAGAAGATAAGAATGGAAACGCTACCGAAAAGTTGTCTCCTTTAGAACAGAAAATTGTTAAACAGATAGAGGTGagtttgtttgaaaataattatGTGAGGTGTGTGAGCATTGTGATTAACCCTCAAGAGTTGTTTGGAGTTTGTTATAATGATGCCTCATTTCACATCTAAAGTCTTGTGCTTTTGCTAATTTCAGTTTTACTTTGGAGACAAGAACTTACCAAGAGACAAGTTTCTAAGGCAAAAAACCGAAGAAGATGATGGATGTATCCTATTTTGTTTCTATCTTAGGATTCTTTTGTTTGGCAGGGTGGTGAAGAGGGGCTGCCCTTCACGAATAACGAAGTTATTTTTTAGGCTTTCACGAATCacaaatttagaaaaagaagCTTTCACCAATCACGGTTTTTGCAGTTTAACCAACAAATCTGTTTTATAGATAAACAGTTGATCCACAAGGCAGTTTAACTAGCACACAATGAAATCAATGTCTTCTACGTATAAATGTATGAATCGTGCCACgaaaaaatgttacaatcaATGCAAAGTGATTGTAGTACAACTCCTGTCAAGTTGAGCACTGTTTTGTAGTGGCTTTTGCTGTAAGACTTCCACTGAAATCTGTTACATGTTTTCATGTGACAATTATTCTCAGCATCTTTGGTCACATTCACGAATTTAGCAATGCAAAATCACAAGTCACTAAAGTAAAAATACCCAAATCATGTATCACGATAGAGTACTTTTGTATATGTACCTCTTCCCAAACCACCATCTATACATTTACTGCATCTGCAAAGATCAGGATTAAGACTCTAAAAAAGTAGAAAGGCATTTTCTCTTCCCTCACTATAATAGCATGTACAGTATATAGTGATATGGGTTGGCATGGTCCTACAGCAGAACACAgcacagtacagtacagtacataaTGTACTGTGGTTTGTAATTAATTGCTGAAtgtcttgttttgaaaaaGGTTCTCTTAACTATGCATCATAGGGGTGACATTCGAATGCTTAGCAACATTTAACAGGCTCAAAGTAAGTACACCCTCTATATTGCACATTGTACATATTTTACCAGCTTCTTAACAtgctttttgattggttgctGACACTTAAATTCTTCACCCTGTGTCCCTATCATTTAACATTGCTACACAGTAAGACAACCTTGCTTCATTGACCAAAACCAGTCAATCATTGGCAAAGCATGTTATACAGTAGTATCATACAACATTGTGTGTGTGAACCAGAAAATTACTGTATTTGTTTTTAGCAATGCTGCTACTGTTCGAATTGCACTTGATTTCACAATAATtaattagattttttttgtgtgaaatattcatatgtacagtgtgtATATCATATATTGTCATTAAGATAGCTTACATAGAAATAGAATATCATCGTCTTACTTTGTTTCCCATAGAGCATGTCTGATGATGTAAATTTTCTTGCCAAGACCATGAAGAAATCCAGTAGCGATCTGATTGAAGTAAGTGCAGTTATTGATTTGTTTTTCACTATTCACTTGCACTACTGTATGTAAGGTATGGGTCATCCAGTATGATGTGAtactgtactgtatttagAGAGACATAATGAGATATATATTGTTAAAATGTGAATAAGGTACAGTACTGTAGGTGTTCATGCTGTTGTTGCTTATATAAAGGTGCTACTATATTATTACAGGTGAGCGAAGATCTAACCAAGGTCAGAAGAACAAAATCAAAACCAGTTGAGGAGCTTACAACAGAGGCAAGGCAAAAAGCCAAGGCAAAAACTGTCTATGTTGTAAGTACTCGTTAAATTTAACATGATCTAAAACATGATGTGACACTGATTACAATCTAAGGTACAGTACATTGTGATAGTCCTATTTTGATTCAATTCTAGAAAGGGTTCCCTAAAGAAGCTACCCTTGATGAGTTGCAAGAGTATTTTGAAGGCAAAGGAAAGGTTAGTAAACATTTATTCACATTCTACAGTGTCTAACAAACATTCAGACATTGgaacataaatgtgaactgcTGTACAGTATGTATCTCAACTGCTTCAACTACCATCTTCAGATTGTCTTCATTATGATGAGAAAGACTTTGGAATCCAAGGAGTTCAAGGGATCTGTCTTCATAGAATTTGCAACACTTCCAGAGGCTAAAGCTTTTGTTGAAGAAAAAGATACTAAATATCAAGACAATGTGCTCATTAAGAAGTTCAAGTAAGGacgattttttttgttctggaGGCTCTTCTCTTATCTTCACAGCTGCACTGTGATGTTTGTTTCTACTGCTCTTTCACaacctttttttaagtttACTGTTCTAGCAGCCAGTGGTAAAGTACTGTAATGCCAGGTGGTgataaaagtttatttttgttttagagATGACTATTATTCTGTTAAGAATGCTGATAAAAAGAAGCGTCTTGAAGAGGAGCAGAAAGCCAGGAAAGAGTGAGTGACTTACTGAAAACTCTGCTTTTGTGCCACAGAATTTAAATCTcactttttttacaaaacttatttttgtgtttagAGAGATTGCAGCACAAGTCAAGTCTGAGGAAAAGCTGGCTGAGGAAGAAGAGGTTAGTTTTCTAAAATTCTTAGTACTTATATAATTTGCCATCACTTTTTACCATCCATCTAATGATGAGATGCAAAAGTGGACCATCCATTACTGTGTGTAATAATTTAAGGGACTGCTGCATGCTTCTTGTGTAAATTTACAACCACAGAATattttgtgaatttttttctctttttaaacTAGCAGTAATTTTTTTAAGCATGCTTCCGCTTATTGTGAGAGTGAAAAGGGttttcatttgtttatttggttTATCAGGAGTTCAAGTATGAGAAAGGAGCTGTACTGCATTTTACTGATGTTGGTGAACAGACCTCTAGAGAGGATCTAAAGGTACATTTAGCTTTAATATCAATTTTTACTTCTGTTTACATCCACTTTTATAACCATCCTGGCCCAGTTTTCACTCTACAGTAATCAATGCTATCTGTTATTTGCAGGAGCTGTTTGGCGAGCACGAGGACATTGCATGGGTGAATTTCTCCAGAGGCGATACTGAGGTAAATAACATCCTGCTCTTTTAATAGTCTTGCCAGGTTGTTGCTAATGATTTGGGAACGATGAAGACTGCCTCATCTGTTGCTCAGTAGAAATGTCTGATCCTGTGGGATGAGATCACCCTGATTTAATCTCTAGGGACACAGGGGTACCATAGAAGGGTCTGCTGAGCATGGTTGCAGACTGCTAAGTGGAGAGAGATCGTTTGGGCCATCTCGGCTAAGGCCGAAGGATAATGATTACTGTTTAGTAAATATCTATAGTATAATATGTATAATTAATAAACACTATGTGTTTATTAGTATAATATGCATGGTAAATAAACACTGTTTTATTAGAATAACATGTATAGTCAATAAACACTTAAAAGTCTGTCCTTGGCACATCACTGGCCTTATAAGATTATCAATGACATCACGTCTGTAACGATAATAATGGTTCATATCGCTTACAGTAGATGTGTATTTattaattcatttttttcctcTGGAATTGTGGTGGAAAGGCAACCacaattttattatatttatcccctaattttcttttgttttgcgTGTGTTTCTTGGGTTAAAACGTCACCGcattgtatttattatttaattttcctTCTGATATGTAATTTCTGGTTTGTATAGGGCCACATTCGATTCTTAAAAGAAGGCGGAGCACAGCGAGCGATGGATGCCTTGAAGAAGGACGACAAAATATTGATCAGAAACAAACAGGCCATTGTTCGGGTTCTGGAAGGTTTGCTcatttttgcttgtttttatGTGTTTGCAGAATATGACCTGTTTTATGGGCgaacatgtttttattttctgaaAGGCTCTGATCATTTTTTTCCGTTTAGGCGACGAAGAGAAAGAGTTTTACAGAAAGGATCGTGAGGAAAAACAGAAAAGGCGACACAAGAAAGGTCGCGATTTTGGTCGCGGTCGCGGACGCGGCGGAAAAAGACGCAATTTCGAGAGGTCTGACCAGAGTGCACCGAAAGGAACTCACACACACTTCGACAAGGCAGTGGAGCCACCGgccaaacaaatcaagaaAGAAGAACAGACATGAACTCAAAGATGACTCTGCCGATGAACTCTATTCCACAAGCATGCACGCGTCGCTTtgttttttctactttttttatcttaaaaaCCAGAATAGCTATaggatatttaaaatatttctgaaataagtttgttttatttgatacGGAAAGACTGTCGGTTTCACATACAGTATAGCTCGGATCATACGACCGTAGATCCATGTACCTCCCAAAGGGACCTGTGGTGCATAACAAGAGTTTTCATAGATAGTTAATGTCTCAGGGTTATTTTTAATTCAAGTTTGTATAACTTGTGAAATAACGAATAATGGACCTGCCGAATCTTAAATTCGTCGTATTAGTTCATTATATCAGGCTTGAAAAGCCGCCTCTCCCCTACGAATAAAAGCAGATGAAAGGGTAAAACTTTCCGTTTTTTCATCTGCTGTCAAGGCCATGCGAGGGCACACCGGCGATGGTGTCCCTGTTCGCGCCTGCGCAATAACGTCCTGCAGGTTTTGGTGGGTGACGTCACTGGCCGGTGCGCCATCAGTGGTATGGACTCTATTCTTGAGATTGTGACAGCAGCAGCAGAAAATTCTGAAAACAGGGAAAGCGTTTTTCACTTTTGAATTAAGCCCCAAAGAAACCTTACATGCATTTTCTACCTTACCATCTTATTTAAGCTTTTGGCCCAGAGAGAGAAACCCTGCGTGGTTTTCGCCCCCGAGAAATTTATATATTGCGTCCCTGAGTATTGTCCTGCCCTTGCAAACGTCAATAGAGAAAAACCTACTTAGCACTGTTGGACTGAGAAACGTTTTGTTGATTGTGAACCCCGTTTAATGATTGGGCTGCTTCTCCACGGTCTTCTGGATAATTTTTCAGATAGCAAGAGTGATTTGGCTGTTGCACGGGCTTGGTAATACTGATGCCTACTACCCTTCAGTACAAAGTTTCGTAAAGTCTGTACAATATCTGCTCTGCTAAGATTAAGTATTATCTCACTCTCGCGGGTAACTCGACAACAGAGCAGAGCGCGCAATCAATTGAAACAATCACGGTACCTTGAGAGGTATTTGATGTATTCCTGCCGAAAGTACCTCCTCGAGATGGCGTAAATAAAAGGGTTAAAACAAGTATGGAGATTTTGGAATATCACAGCCACACGGAAGGCGGAAACCGCGCGAATCCTGGTTTCCCTGTCTCCAAACTGCAGCATGATCCAAGCCGTTTGGAAGGGCGCTGTACAGAGTGCAAACATCAGCACAATCGCCGCGACTGTCTTCGCGACTTTGATATTCTCCACACGATTTCTATACCCAACCCCACCCCGACTTGTGCTGCTTGTCTCGTCCACTGGGATGCGGTTTTTAGAAAGAAATATCCCGATTCGCGAGTATGACACCGTGATAAGCACTAGAGGTAGCAAACACTTGGCGATCAGAAGAAAAATAATGTACGCGTCTTTGTATGCTTTAGACTTCCAATTCCCTGAGCATTGGCCTGTTCTGGTTACCGTAGCAACGATGATGGCGGGTAATGCCGTAATGAAGGCTAGTAACCATAGCAATCCTATCCAGATATTGGCGTGTGTGGCGCGTAGTTTGGCCTGGTGCGGGTTATTGCATAGCATGACCTTAGTGCGGTAAAGTGCCATCGATGTGATGGTGAAGAGACCGAGATTGAAGTACATCGTCACCTGTGGCCTGACGAACGAGCAAAAAAACTGAAAGAAAGGGAAAATGTTAGGTTTTGTTGTTGGTTCAATATGAGGCCGTTTATAAATCGTTTATAAGCCTTTTCTGGGCTTTTTCTCCaagcttttttttaggatGTCAGGTGTTATCAACTCATATGGTaagtctttttctttctttgtcaCGCAACGGTGTTTAattcaccccaccccccatacACTACTACATTTTAAGTGAACCTCCTACATTTATAGGTAACCTCCTCTAGCTTTGAGAAACATTCCCAACTCCTCAGGGTTTGATTGCGCCAAATTTTCATAGGTATCTAATGCTATCTAAATTAACATGGGATTGAAGAAACTTTTATGTTATACTAGACGATACCCTAAATCTTCCTCGGCCTCTAATTCAGCAAGTAATTCTGGGATATTTATTTTGTGGAATATTAATTCACATACTCACTTGCGAGTACAGAGCGAGGCCAAACGCCTTGACCACTGCCCCCGGTAAACTGAACGCGACAAACAATTCGTCCGCTATAGCAAGGTTGAGTATGAAGCGATCGTTGATGTTCCGCTCTCGCTTTCGCAGAACGACCGTCATAACGAGGCTGTCACCGATGGTTGTCACGACAAGTGTGAACACTAAAAAGGCGAGCTGAACTTTGCCAGTCATTTCCTGAGTTGCTTGAGTTACGGGCTCAGTTAACTTGCTGACTGTTGAATTGTTCATGTTTATCTGCAAAGGGTTGCATCGGCAGTTAATTGAGAAACGCCGACATCGACCTCGCTTGACTGTTGGTGGACTCTCGGCTGCTTGATAGGTACAACATTTATATTATGAAAGCAATAATCCTCCCAGaagaggggaagggggaggggtgcaagATGTGCCGCGTTATACTCACTATACGGGGACATACTCGCCTACCCTTAACGGATATATATTTTCAACCTCTCTGTGCTGAACAAGGTTCCAGCCTTTTAATCACGGGGGTAGGGGGCTATACGGGTTTACCATGAACCTTCCTCTTTTGTCCTGAGTACCTCCCAGATTGTCATTCCCCTTATTTGCGTATACATCTATTTAAAAGAACGTTGCACTGGAGAATCCATAGGTcgtcagtagcggatctagggggagggtttagggggtttaacccccctcccccttgggcTGTCAGAAAGctatatgtaaaaaaattaccccctcctcccctttgtcactgagccaaccccccccccctttagcgaaaagctagatccgcccctggtcgTAACCAACTGTGTAATACGTTTATTATTTATCTTCTTTTGTGAACAGCTTTATTGCTTTCTAAGTCTGGGAAATCGCCTTTTATGTCATCCATGTTGCATCGCGGGTTATGGATTCACTGTACAACGCTATTTACAATAGGAGTATACAAACGGCGCTACGGCACTGCTCAATAGCGCAATATGAAGCCAACACTTGTATGCCCACCATGTGGCAAAGCGCCGCCAGCCTTTGCTGGTGCTATTTGAACGGTTTTTAGTTAtaaaaagtataaaacatAAAACTATCTAAATGTTTGATGAAATTAATGCTTGCCGAGTTGTATTCCGCTATTCTCAACTcatatgtttgttttttaacttAAACAATTCaagctatttatttatttaattttgctCCAGCAAATTTTCGATTTCAAAGTCACAAGTTCAAATGAATTAAGAATGGTGGTTAGcaaaattctttaaaaaatggcttACCTacattttcaaaagaaataCTCAAGTTTTAAAAGACGATTTTACAAAAGAAGAGTAGATAGAAGAGTAGATATCGTTTCGAAGGTCCCTTTGTAAACCTCTTTCTCTTACCTGATTGTCGATTTTGGATCCCTTTCTCTAACTCTGCACCCGAATTCCAAGTTTAAACCATATAATATAGCAAAGTATGCCAAAGTTGATAGTATTTCAGCCAGTGTATGGACCTTGAGAAGGGAGCTAAAAGGGAGTGTACGGTGGAAAAATATCAAATCTGCGCATTTAGGCAAACAATGAAAGCAGGTGCGATGCAGGCGGAACACATTGTCATTTTGCTGCCCTGCGTATTTTCCCCCTGTCAAGTTTGTTGACTCTTCCGCGTAAACTACTGATCTTTAGTGTCAAAGATTCATCACCGACGATCCCGGGCCAGGATTAGAATCATGGCTTTTAATTCTGGTAGCTATTGAAAACGGCCACCTGTTTAGCTTTAATAACCATAGGAGACTTTGATGCACGTATCAAAAATGGCTTTGGGGTGAGAGTTTTGTCTATTAATGTGTGATTGTGTTGTATAATACCAATATTTGGAGgtgtttttcttgttatcATATTTCACGGTATTTAGGCCCGCCCTTTTTTAATGCTGGATCCTTAAATACTAAGGGTTGCTTATGTCAATTAAGACATCCGGAAAATTTTCCGGATGTAAGACAAAAGTGAAATTAGAAGAAattcaatttattttgtttttttttctccttttcaaAAAGTAAATTGCCTCCGTTTTCTTTTGTGTTATAACTGTCAACGCATCAACCTTGGATTCGTCATGGAGGGTGAGGAACTGGACTGCGTGTACACTCTATAAAAGACCTTAGTGTGCACCCTTTAAATATAGCTgacaaattttatttataaaaaatgcCTTTACGTTTCTATATACAACgtataaatatacaaaaacaGTTGTACAAGATGTATTTACATACGAATTTTAaacgatatttaaaaaatattgtgtCGGCGAAAGACCTATCAGAGATTGTTATTAAAGTTAAACAGACTATCACAGCAATTGTGAATAGGCGGAAGCCTTTCGTTGCTATTAGTTACGCGTGACCCGTCTTGCTGTTTGATTCTGGGTCTGTGGAAAGCTTGTAACGAGACACGTGATCCATGACTATGAGATTCTTTATTTACGTCTCCGTTCTCGTCATATGTCTCGCATCGTTCTTCAATCGAATCAATAACTTCATCTCCGCAAAGCTGCGCACGCAGGTCGTAGTCTGCGGTAAGCATAACATGCTTTGGGCTGTCAGTTAGCTCGATTTGGTCCATGTCAAGTCGACTCATGGCTCCCCAGCGCCGCAGCCTTTGCGCAAATATCCTACCATAAAAAAGAAACTGTTATACAAAGTGAGAGTTTTCCTCCATGATTGGACATTATTATATTAAATCCCCCAATGAGCCGCTAACAAGCCGATTGACTGTACTGTGTGGCATAATCCCCTAGCGTAGCCGCTTACAAGACGATTGACTGTACTGTGTGACATAATCCCCTAGTGTAGCCGCTAACAAGCCGATTGACTGTACTGGGTGACATAATCCCCTAGTGTAACCGCTAACAAGCCGATTGACTGTACTGTGTGACATAATCCCCTAGTGTAGCCGCTAACAAGCCGATTGACTGTACTGTGTGACAAGATCCCCTAGTGTAACCGCTAACAAGCCGATTGACTGTACTGTGTGACATAATCCCCTAGTGTAGCCGCTAACAAGCCGATTGACTGTACTGTGTGGCATAATCCCCTAGTGTAACCGCTAACAAGCCGATTGACTGTACTGTGTGACATAATCCCCTAGTGTAGCCGCTTACAAGACGATTGACTGTACTGTGTGGCATAATCCCCTAGTGTAGCCGCTAACAAGCCGATTGACTGTACTGTGTGACAAAGTCCCCTAGTGTAGCCGCTTACAAGACGATTGACTGTACTGTGTGACAAAATCCCCTAGCGTAGCCGCTTACAAGCCGATTGACTGTACTGTGTGACATAATCCCCTAGTGTAGCCGCTAACAAGCCGATTGACTGTGTGACATAATTCCCCAGTGTAACCGCTTACAAGACGATTGGCTGGGTGAAGTAATTCAAAGCGCACCTTTTCTCTAGTCTCCGTTGTCGTTTTGCTCTGGCGCTCTCCCGATACTCGAGGTCCTTAAGTGTGGGCAATCCGTCTTCAGCGAATGTTACTCGGGGTTTGCGTCGCTCTTGTTTCGCTTCACTTGAAACACATTGCTCAGAGGGCTTAGACGCCATTGCAATCGACTTTAATGACGTCACCGATATAGACGTTACCTCAGCGGGCTCTGACCTCAATGTTAATGACTGTGACGTCACGGTTGAAAAAGATGACCTCATTGAGGACATCCTCTCTACCGTGCTCTCTGACGTCACGGGTAATGTTGCTTGTGCCGTCATAAGTGATGTCATTGATGATCCAGTTTGATCCGAGACTTTGGGATGTGGGGAATTCTCCTCAGACAATACATCTCGTGTTAAACGCACTTGCCTCTCCACTGCTAATAATTGAAGATTTCTCTTATCTGAACATGATACATACGAGCCTTGTAATAATGCACTTGGTAACACATCATGTGTTTGCTCAGTTTGTGTCGTCTGTGACGCCGCTGACGACACATCTGCAGATTGTGACGCAGCTTGCGATGGTAATTCCTTTTGCGAAATGGATATCTCTTCCATGGTTGTCGATTTTGGCGTTGACGGACAGTTCAATATTGTATTATTTCGTGACAAATCCTTCGGAGTTGACGAGGCATGTTGCGCTTTAGTCGGGGATAGAGATCTCGCCAATACCACATGTTGAACAATACAGTTGCTCCATAAGGTAGACGGTCTGTTAAGCGCTTCTGGCTGGGGACTTGTGTCCTCGGAGACCATTGGGTTAGGGAGTATAGACACTACGGATGGGTAAGGCTCTGGGGGAACGCCCCAAGGGTCTAAATGGCTCGGAGGAGTGCTACGTCGAGGTGACCCTGGCGGAGAAGAAAAAGGCAGAGACTGTAGCGACAACGAGGGGCAAGAAGGCGAGAAGAATCCTGAGTCGTCAGAGACCGCGGAAGACGCCAGTGAATGTGCCGGAGATGCAGGAATCTAAAAAAGGTAATCACGCGTCTATTGGAAACAGGCGGTGTTTTACCGTGAGATAATG
The sequence above is a segment of the Nematostella vectensis chromosome 2, jaNemVect1.1, whole genome shotgun sequence genome. Coding sequences within it:
- the LOC5517898 gene encoding lupus La protein homolog isoform X2; the encoded protein is MSNIKEDKNGNATEKLSPLEQKIVKQIEFYFGDKNLPRDKFLRQKTEEDDGWVTFECLATFNRLKSMSDDVNFLAKTMKKSSSDLIEVSEDLTKVRRTKSKPVEELTTEARQKAKAKTVYVKGFPKEATLDELQEYFEGKGKIVFIMMRKTLESKEFKGSVFIEFATLPEAKAFVEEKDTKYQDNVLIKKFKDDYYSVKNADKKKRLEEEQKARKEEIAAQVKSEEKLAEEEEEFKYEKGAVLHFTDVGEQTSREDLKELFGEHEDIAWVNFSRGDTEGHIRFLKEGGAQRAMDALKKDDKILIRNKQAIVRVLEGDEEKEFYRKDREEKQKRRHKKGRDFGRGRGRGGKRRNFERSDQSAPKGTHTHFDKAVEPPAKQIKKEEQT
- the LOC5517898 gene encoding lupus La protein homolog isoform X1 — protein: MLGKADIQPLEPKFYFGDKNLPRDKFLRQKTEEDDGWVTFECLATFNRLKSMSDDVNFLAKTMKKSSSDLIEVSEDLTKVRRTKSKPVEELTTEARQKAKAKTVYVKGFPKEATLDELQEYFEGKGKIVFIMMRKTLESKEFKGSVFIEFATLPEAKAFVEEKDTKYQDNVLIKKFKDDYYSVKNADKKKRLEEEQKARKEEIAAQVKSEEKLAEEEEEFKYEKGAVLHFTDVGEQTSREDLKELFGEHEDIAWVNFSRGDTEGHIRFLKEGGAQRAMDALKKDDKILIRNKQAIVRVLEGDEEKEFYRKDREEKQKRRHKKGRDFGRGRGRGGKRRNFERSDQSAPKGTHTHFDKAVEPPAKQIKKEEQT
- the LOC5517899 gene encoding galanin receptor type 1 yields the protein MNNSTVSKLTEPVTQATQEMTGKVQLAFLVFTLVVTTIGDSLVMTVVLRKRERNINDRFILNLAIADELFVAFSLPGAVVKAFGLALYSQFFCSFVRPQVTMYFNLGLFTITSMALYRTKVMLCNNPHQAKLRATHANIWIGLLWLLAFITALPAIIVATVTRTGQCSGNWKSKAYKDAYIIFLLIAKCLLPLVLITVSYSRIGIFLSKNRIPVDETSSTSRGGVGYRNRVENIKVAKTVAAIVLMFALCTAPFQTAWIMLQFGDRETRIRAVSAFRVAVIFQNLHTCFNPFIYAISRRYFRQEYIKYLSRIFCCCCHNLKNRVHTTDGAPASDVTHQNLQDVIAQARTGTPSPVCPRMALTADEKTESFTLSSAFIRRGEAAFQA